The Sulfitobacter sp. S223 genome has a window encoding:
- a CDS encoding nucleoside deaminase yields the protein MAFTSFMDIALEEARAAAARGEVPVGAVVISAKGDVIARAGNRTREDNDPTAHAEMLAIREACAHLGAERLGGCALYVTLEPCPMCAGAISAARIGRLYYGAGDPKSGGVAQGARVFEHPQCHHAPEVFEGIAETESAALLRDFFGARRG from the coding sequence ATGGCATTTACATCTTTTATGGATATCGCTCTGGAAGAGGCCCGCGCAGCAGCCGCGCGCGGCGAAGTTCCTGTGGGCGCAGTCGTTATCTCAGCTAAAGGCGATGTGATCGCGCGGGCGGGCAACCGGACGCGTGAAGACAATGATCCCACTGCTCATGCAGAAATGCTGGCCATACGTGAAGCCTGTGCGCATTTGGGGGCTGAACGGCTTGGGGGGTGCGCGCTTTATGTGACTCTGGAACCTTGTCCGATGTGTGCGGGGGCTATCTCGGCGGCGCGCATAGGTCGGCTATACTATGGTGCGGGGGATCCAAAGTCGGGTGGCGTGGCGCAGGGCGCGCGGGTGTTCGAGCACCCGCAATGTCACCATGCGCCAGAAGTTTTCGAAGGCATTGCCGAGACCGAGAGCGCGGCGTTGCTGCGCGATTTCTTTGGC
- a CDS encoding pseudouridine synthase translates to MNDTPASSAAASPDGDRIAKVLSRAGIASRREAERMIEAGRVSVNGAVISSPALNVTPEDRVTVDGKPVGPAEPARVWLYHKPTGLVTTDNDEKGRETIYDALPEDMPRVMSIGRLDLNSEGLLLLTNDGGVKRLLELPSTGWLRRYRVRVNGRPTEEVLEPLRKGIIADGEPFQPMEVVLDRQKGANAWLTVGLREGKNREIRRAMDEIGLSVNRLIRVSYGPFQLGDIKPGAVEEVRRKVLRDQLGPDAESLLGEPPAAPTQVKRGFKRRVPHKGAFGGPGQPGLPKPLEETEEPRGKRGKPAKPAKSYRPTKAVRDAARKAATGPAPRKFTSSSPKPRTPGGPKGPKRG, encoded by the coding sequence ATGAATGATACACCAGCCTCCTCCGCCGCAGCGTCCCCTGACGGTGACCGCATTGCAAAAGTCCTCTCCCGCGCTGGTATTGCCAGCCGCCGCGAAGCAGAACGTATGATCGAAGCAGGCCGCGTGAGCGTGAATGGCGCTGTGATCAGCTCTCCTGCGCTGAACGTCACACCAGAAGATCGGGTCACCGTTGACGGCAAGCCCGTCGGCCCTGCCGAGCCCGCGCGCGTTTGGCTGTATCACAAACCAACAGGGCTGGTGACCACGGACAACGACGAAAAGGGACGCGAGACAATCTATGACGCGCTGCCCGAAGACATGCCGCGCGTGATGAGCATCGGCCGCCTCGATCTTAACTCCGAAGGGCTGCTGCTGCTGACAAATGATGGCGGCGTGAAGCGCCTGCTTGAACTGCCCTCCACCGGCTGGCTGCGCCGCTACCGTGTCCGTGTGAACGGGCGACCGACCGAAGAAGTGCTGGAGCCATTGCGCAAGGGCATCATCGCCGACGGCGAGCCGTTTCAGCCGATGGAAGTTGTTCTGGACCGCCAGAAGGGCGCGAATGCATGGCTTACCGTTGGCCTACGCGAGGGGAAAAACCGCGAAATCAGGCGCGCGATGGATGAAATCGGGCTTAGCGTAAACCGGCTGATACGTGTCAGCTATGGTCCCTTCCAGCTGGGCGACATCAAGCCGGGTGCCGTCGAAGAGGTACGCCGCAAAGTACTGCGCGATCAGCTTGGACCCGATGCGGAATCCCTGCTCGGAGAGCCGCCAGCCGCACCAACTCAGGTCAAGCGTGGGTTCAAACGGCGGGTACCGCATAAGGGCGCCTTTGGCGGACCTGGCCAGCCAGGCCTGCCCAAACCACTCGAAGAGACCGAAGAGCCACGCGGCAAGCGCGGCAAACCGGCCAAGCCTGCGAAATCTTACCGGCCGACGAAAGCTGTAAGGGACGCTGCACGAAAAGCCGCTACCGGCCCCGCACCGCGTAAATTCACATCATCCTCACCCAAACCGCGCACACCGGGCGGTCCCAAAGGCCCTAAACGGGGCTGA
- a CDS encoding 5-bromo-4-chloroindolyl phosphate hydrolysis family protein — MAQRYGGKFSPDGSGVQNTEKPRRKIEVDPAGGRANVLFVPAVVLVATSFGSTNPFGFLAAMLGAVSLTLAAWLLRGGLRAEAAYLSRKVARRPALPRKTLAAAFSGIGTALAVTAHLNAFDLVSPVIYGIVAVGLHLAAFGFDPLRNKGMDGIDTFQQDRVARVVDEAEKHLLTMRETINRAGDRQAIARLEDFTDTARDLIRTVEEDPRDLTAARKYLGVYLQGARDATAKFADIYSRTRDTQARTDYLALLDDLEKNFAARNRKSLLEDRSDLTIEIDVLRERLSREGVRLK, encoded by the coding sequence ATGGCACAACGATATGGCGGCAAATTCAGTCCTGACGGCAGTGGTGTGCAAAACACTGAAAAACCCAGACGCAAGATCGAGGTCGATCCTGCTGGCGGACGGGCCAACGTTCTTTTCGTGCCAGCGGTCGTCCTTGTCGCGACCAGTTTTGGCAGTACCAATCCATTCGGTTTTCTGGCGGCCATGTTGGGCGCTGTTTCACTGACGCTGGCTGCGTGGCTGTTGCGCGGCGGATTGCGTGCCGAAGCAGCCTATCTTTCCCGCAAGGTTGCGCGCCGCCCTGCACTGCCCCGAAAAACACTTGCCGCTGCCTTCAGCGGCATTGGCACGGCGCTTGCGGTGACGGCTCACCTGAACGCGTTTGATTTGGTGTCACCGGTAATTTATGGCATCGTCGCTGTCGGTTTGCATCTGGCAGCCTTCGGCTTTGACCCCCTGCGCAACAAGGGTATGGACGGCATCGACACGTTCCAACAGGACCGCGTGGCGCGCGTTGTCGACGAGGCTGAAAAGCACCTTCTCACCATGAGGGAGACGATTAACCGCGCTGGTGACCGACAGGCGATCGCCCGCCTTGAGGATTTCACGGATACGGCGCGCGACCTAATCCGCACCGTTGAGGAAGACCCGCGTGATTTGACGGCAGCGCGCAAGTATCTTGGTGTATATCTACAGGGTGCGCGGGACGCGACGGCCAAATTCGCTGACATCTATTCACGCACCCGCGATACACAGGCCCGTACCGACTATCTGGCGTTGCTGGACGATCTTGAGAAAAACTTTGCCGCCCGCAACCGTAAATCACTGCTTGAAGATCGCAGTGACCTAACCATTGAAATTGATGTGCTGCGTGAGCGGCTGTCGCGTGAAGGCGTGCGTCTGAAGTGA
- a CDS encoding toxic anion resistance protein — MSNTVREKAAQDLALVEEVTAVVLPEPADANAVVTLEQADAPVGAEIRARMDELDMDDTQSIISFGSAAQAELQEISQAMLQDVRNKDVGPAGDSLRGIVTTIRGFAVSELDVRRERSWWEKLIGRAAPFAKFTAKFEKVQGQIDKITDNLLSHEHTLLKDIKSLDMLYEKTLQFYDELALYIAAGEAKLAELDATVIPAKEAEVEAAAEEDQVMVAQQLRDMRAARDDLERRVHDLKLTRQVTMQSLPSIRLVQENDKSLVTKINSTLVNTVPLWETQLAQAVTIQRSFEAATAVREANDLTNELLTSNAKNLRESNKVIREEMERGVFDIEAVKAANADLIGTIEESLQIADAGKAKRAAAEVELKAMEAKLRDTLAAAKSKKTGLGDTAAGSVSS; from the coding sequence ATGTCTAATACCGTCCGAGAAAAAGCCGCTCAGGATCTTGCCCTGGTCGAAGAAGTGACCGCCGTTGTTCTGCCCGAACCGGCCGATGCAAACGCTGTCGTCACGCTTGAGCAGGCAGACGCGCCCGTTGGTGCCGAAATCCGTGCCCGCATGGACGAGCTGGACATGGACGACACACAGTCCATCATCAGCTTCGGATCTGCCGCTCAGGCCGAACTGCAAGAAATCTCTCAGGCGATGCTGCAAGACGTGCGCAACAAGGACGTCGGCCCCGCAGGCGACAGCCTGCGCGGCATCGTCACAACCATCCGCGGCTTTGCTGTTTCTGAACTGGATGTGCGCCGCGAGCGTAGCTGGTGGGAAAAGCTGATCGGCCGCGCCGCTCCCTTCGCGAAGTTCACTGCGAAATTTGAAAAGGTTCAGGGCCAGATCGACAAGATCACAGACAACCTGCTGTCACATGAGCATACGCTGCTGAAAGACATCAAATCGCTCGACATGCTGTATGAGAAAACGCTGCAGTTCTACGACGAACTGGCGCTGTATATCGCAGCCGGTGAAGCCAAGCTGGCCGAACTGGACGCCACTGTTATCCCCGCCAAAGAGGCCGAGGTTGAAGCGGCAGCCGAGGAAGATCAGGTCATGGTCGCACAGCAGTTGCGCGACATGCGCGCTGCACGCGATGACCTTGAGCGCCGTGTTCACGACCTCAAGCTTACCCGTCAGGTAACCATGCAGTCGCTGCCTTCCATCCGTCTGGTTCAGGAAAATGACAAGTCGCTTGTAACCAAGATCAACTCGACCCTCGTGAACACTGTGCCCCTGTGGGAAACCCAGCTGGCACAAGCCGTCACGATCCAACGTTCCTTTGAGGCGGCGACAGCCGTGCGCGAAGCCAACGACCTTACCAATGAACTGCTGACTTCCAACGCCAAGAACCTGCGCGAGAGCAACAAGGTCATCCGCGAAGAAATGGAACGCGGCGTGTTCGATATCGAGGCCGTCAAAGCCGCGAACGCCGATCTGATCGGCACCATCGAAGAAAGCCTGCAGATCGCTGATGCCGGTAAGGCCAAACGTGCCGCCGCCGAAGTCGAACTTAAGGCGATGGAAGCCAAACTGCGCGATACACTTGCAGCCGCCAAGTCCAAGAAGACCGGTCTGGGCGACACTGCTGCTGGCAGCGTGTCAAGCTGA
- a CDS encoding DUF2927 domain-containing protein produces MTGARTRIAAGLGLFALVLSACSQVAVPVSPVLKPVARPDIPAPTVPPKVARPTSQESAELRSYLYQVQNAQLGQGLLRRDGGGSDTPFTNTMLARNFEQIAFFNEYDGNFSGRGGPSPLRRWEAPVRMELIFGEGVPPSQRKSDTQQVSSYAARLGRVTGHPVSMSGNPNFIVIIAGEDDRAEALAEAAARVSGISASSLTPLISLRRDTYCVVAAYAGGPGDNTYTAALAVIRAENPSLLRLSCIHEELAQGMGLANDSPTARPSIFNDDDEFSLLTRHDELLLRMLYDPRLRPGMSADEARPTVQTIAAELTSAGPV; encoded by the coding sequence ATGACCGGGGCGCGCACAAGAATTGCTGCCGGGCTAGGGCTTTTTGCTTTGGTACTCAGCGCTTGTAGCCAGGTGGCAGTACCGGTCAGTCCGGTGCTGAAACCTGTTGCGCGCCCCGATATTCCTGCCCCTACGGTCCCGCCAAAGGTTGCACGCCCGACATCTCAGGAAAGTGCGGAACTGCGTAGTTATCTCTATCAGGTGCAAAACGCACAGCTGGGTCAGGGGCTACTGCGCCGTGACGGCGGCGGCAGTGATACGCCCTTTACCAATACGATGCTTGCCCGCAATTTTGAGCAGATCGCCTTCTTTAATGAATATGACGGCAATTTCTCCGGTCGTGGCGGGCCAAGCCCGTTGCGCCGCTGGGAAGCACCTGTGCGGATGGAGCTGATCTTTGGCGAGGGCGTTCCCCCCTCCCAGCGCAAAAGCGATACCCAGCAGGTGAGCAGCTATGCCGCACGGCTTGGCCGTGTGACAGGTCATCCGGTCAGCATGAGCGGCAATCCGAATTTTATTGTGATCATTGCCGGTGAAGATGACCGCGCCGAAGCTTTGGCAGAAGCTGCCGCAAGGGTTTCCGGCATTTCAGCGTCAAGCCTGACACCGCTGATCAGTTTGCGCCGTGACACCTATTGCGTCGTAGCAGCCTACGCAGGCGGGCCAGGCGACAATACGTACACCGCAGCGCTGGCTGTGATCCGCGCAGAGAACCCTAGCCTGCTGCGCCTGTCATGCATCCACGAAGAACTGGCCCAAGGCATGGGGCTGGCCAATGACAGCCCTACTGCGCGCCCGTCGATCTTTAACGACGACGATGAATTCTCTCTGCTGACGCGACACGACGAATTGCTGCTTCGGATGCTGTATGACCCGCGTCTGCGCCCCGGCATGAGCGCCGATGAGGCCCGCCCGACCGTGCAGACCATTGCTGCAGAACTCACCTCAGCCGGACCGGTATGA
- a CDS encoding SPFH domain-containing protein, which translates to MGIFDFLSGQFIDVIHWTDDTRDTMVWRFEREGHEIKYGAKLTVREGQAAVFIHEGQLADVFTPGLYMLETNNMPILTSLQHWDHGFKSPFKSEIYFVNTTRFNDLKWGTKNPVIVRDPEFGPVRLRAFGTYSVRVADPAVFLREIVGTDGEFTMDEISYQIRNIIVQEFSRTIARANIPVLDMAANGRELGKLVGKEIAGQLAEYGLALPELYVENVSLPPAVEDVLDKRSSMGVIGNLDQYIQFQAAEGLGQEGAGAAAIQAGVGAGLGMQIGAQAAAGGPWGAQPVARSAPVQPPQAVEHVWHIAEGGKTTGPFSKASLGRMVTEGTFTRETYVWTAGQDGWKIAEDVMELAQLFTVMPPPPPTA; encoded by the coding sequence ATGGGCATTTTTGATTTTCTCTCCGGCCAGTTCATCGACGTCATTCACTGGACCGATGATACCCGCGATACCATGGTCTGGCGTTTTGAGCGCGAAGGCCACGAGATCAAATACGGTGCCAAGCTTACCGTGCGCGAAGGGCAAGCGGCTGTTTTCATTCACGAAGGCCAGCTGGCGGATGTCTTTACCCCCGGTCTTTATATGCTTGAAACCAACAACATGCCGATCCTGACCAGTCTCCAGCACTGGGATCACGGCTTTAAGTCTCCGTTCAAGTCAGAGATTTACTTCGTCAATACGACCCGCTTCAACGATCTGAAATGGGGAACGAAAAACCCTGTGATTGTGCGTGATCCTGAATTCGGCCCCGTTCGTCTGCGCGCCTTTGGAACGTACAGCGTGCGCGTGGCCGATCCCGCCGTATTCCTGCGCGAGATCGTCGGAACGGACGGCGAATTCACGATGGACGAAATTTCTTATCAGATTCGCAACATCATCGTTCAGGAGTTTTCCCGCACAATTGCACGCGCAAACATCCCTGTGCTGGACATGGCAGCAAATGGCCGTGAGCTGGGCAAACTGGTTGGTAAGGAAATCGCCGGACAGCTTGCCGAATATGGCCTCGCCTTGCCAGAACTTTACGTCGAGAATGTTTCCCTTCCCCCCGCTGTCGAAGACGTCCTGGATAAACGTTCTTCCATGGGCGTGATCGGCAATCTTGATCAATACATCCAGTTTCAGGCCGCAGAAGGGCTGGGCCAGGAGGGCGCTGGTGCTGCCGCCATTCAAGCAGGTGTCGGTGCCGGCCTTGGTATGCAAATCGGCGCACAAGCAGCGGCAGGCGGCCCATGGGGCGCGCAACCTGTTGCCCGCAGCGCACCCGTGCAGCCGCCTCAAGCGGTTGAGCATGTGTGGCACATCGCTGAAGGTGGCAAAACGACTGGTCCTTTCTCCAAGGCATCGCTTGGACGCATGGTGACTGAGGGAACTTTTACGCGTGAAACCTATGTCTGGACCGCGGGACAAGACGGCTGGAAAATCGCAGAAGACGTGATGGAGTTGGCGCAACTCTTTACCGTCATGCCGCCGCCGCCCCCCACAGCCTGA
- a CDS encoding Rid family hydrolase, translated as MRDVIFPPALAKAVSESGFSPAVRAGDFLFLTGATGTDANGNMPADAATQTRNALAKVLEILAAADTPAQAIVEVTSYHIAITSHFDTIDPILRDMLGVPLPAWTAVEVAGLRRAGAVIELRVVAHVPQSV; from the coding sequence GTGCGAGACGTCATATTCCCACCAGCCCTCGCAAAAGCCGTATCTGAAAGTGGATTTTCGCCCGCCGTCCGTGCGGGCGATTTCCTGTTCCTGACAGGTGCGACAGGCACAGACGCCAATGGGAACATGCCAGCGGATGCCGCGACCCAGACCCGCAATGCGCTGGCGAAGGTGCTGGAAATTCTGGCGGCTGCCGACACACCCGCGCAGGCAATTGTCGAAGTGACCAGCTATCACATCGCCATCACATCACACTTTGATACCATCGATCCCATCCTTCGCGATATGCTGGGCGTTCCTTTGCCCGCGTGGACGGCTGTTGAGGTGGCGGGCTTGCGACGCGCCGGTGCTGTGATCGAGCTTCGGGTGGTCGCCCACGTACCGCAGTCCGTTTGA